The window TTTGTCCGCCATGTTCCTATGGCCGCAGAAAGGACATTTTCCAGTCATGTCAGTCACCCCTTTCAAATGGTGTTTTGAACTTTGGCGGCGTGGGGATGTAGACCGTAATGATCACCATCCGGTTGCCCAATTTCCCGCACACCACATGCACGGGCTTGCCCCCATGCGTGAATCCGGCCACAAGGCAACTGTCACCCCGGCCCGTATCTGCATATTGCTCCAGTATCCTGCCGTTCAGAATGGCCTGTTCCACCTCTTCAAGGCTCAGGGTATCGTTATGCCTTTCTTGA is drawn from Magnetococcales bacterium and contains these coding sequences:
- a CDS encoding DUF4258 domain-containing protein — its product is MRTWLLVTRPRPLPCWRWGSKEGGKVMLALEWIQECVGDDAYLYSHHGDQERHNDTLSLEEVEQAILNGRILEQYADTGRGDSCLVAGFTHGGKPVHVVCGKLGNRMVIITVYIPTPPKFKTPFERGD